The proteins below come from a single Phocoena sinus isolate mPhoSin1 chromosome 2, mPhoSin1.pri, whole genome shotgun sequence genomic window:
- the KNSTRN gene encoding LOW QUALITY PROTEIN: small kinetochore-associated protein (The sequence of the model RefSeq protein was modified relative to this genomic sequence to represent the inferred CDS: inserted 1 base in 1 codon), translating to MAAPEGVAHGSTFRTTWPPTESAPQXLPPGHRKFPFETQAADPVCGTAVIAEHLSNQSDGACGQEQQASGPQPCRLVTMTSVVKTVHTLQPPSVLSSGLSADAQTRATSKSLLPVRSKEVDVSRPHLGDSENDVTKIIKPRRDNGQLRATDTATRRNIRKSYKPLSKEKSEEELKDKNQLLEAVNKQLHQKLIETQGELKDLTQKVELLEKFQDSCLAILESKGLNPGSETLAARQDSTTDHMDSMLLLETLQDELKLFNETAKKQMEELQALKVKLKIKEEERAQFLEQQTLCNSQVNDFTTALEEMEQLLEM from the exons ATGGCAGCCCCCGAAGGCGTCGCCCACGGCAGTACATTCCGTACAACATGGCCGCCTACAGAGAGCGCACCGC CCCTCCCGCCCGGCCACCGGAAGTTTCCGTTTGAAACCCAGGCGGCAGACCCGGTCTGCGGTACGGCAGTTATTGCCGAGCATCTTTCGAACCAGAGCGACGGGGCCTGCGGGCAGGAGCAGCAGGCGTCTGG GCCCCAGCCGTGCCGCCTCGTTACGATGACCAGCGTGGTCAAGACAGTGCACACCCTGCAGCCCCCCTCTGTGCTGAGCAGCGGCCTGTCCGCAG ATGCACAAACTCGAGCCACTTCTAAGAGCCTGTTACCTGTTAGGTCCAAAGAAGTCGATGTTTCCCGACCTCACTTAGGAGATTCAGAAAATGATGTTACAAAAATCATCAAACCAAGACGAGACAATGG GCAGCTGAGAGCTACAGACACTGCCACCAGGAGGAACATCAGGAAGAG CTATAAGCCACTGAGTAAAGAGAAATCAGAGGAAGAGCTCAAGGATAAGAACCAGCTCTTAGAGGCCGTCAACAAGCAGTTGCACCAGAAGTTGATTGAAACTCAG GGAGAGCTGAAGGACTTGACCCAAAAAGTGGAGCTGCTGGAGAAGTTTCAGGACAGCTGTCTGGCAATTTTGGAGAGCAAGGGCCTCAACCCAG GCAGTGAGACCCTGGCGGCACGGCAGGACTCCACCACGGATCACATGGACTCGATG CTGCTGTTAGAAACTTTGCAAGATGAGCTGAAGCTTTTTAACGAAACAGCCAAAAAGCAGATGGAGGAGTTACAG GCCTTAAAGGTAAAGTTGAAgataaaagaagaagagagggcCCAGTTCCTAGAACAACAGACCTTATGTAACAGTCAAGTAAATGATTTTACAACAGCCCTTGAGGAAATGGAGCAGCTATTAGAAATGTGA
- the DISP2 gene encoding LOW QUALITY PROTEIN: protein dispatched homolog 2 (The sequence of the model RefSeq protein was modified relative to this genomic sequence to represent the inferred CDS: deleted 2 bases in 1 codon): MDGGSGSGSNDPAPGPGPEGEQRPEGEPLAPDGRSPDRSQSKAVAPEASPERSCALHSCPLEDPSSSSGPPPATSTLHPVGPSSPLAPTHFTYPRAPQEYRGGSSLPGLGDRAALCSHGSSLSPSPAPSQHDGAWKPASVQHHVVSVRQVRAFQMPKSYSQLIAEWPVAVLLLCLAVILLCTLAGLLGGQLPDFSKPLLGFEPRDTDIGRKLVVWRALQSLTGPKKLLSLSPDLELNSSNPHTTLSPTPWSSAQEGMVRPRRMVEPLEARGQESFFCGPPEKSYAQLVFMSTSAGSLWNLHAIHSMCRMEQDQVRSHASFGALCQRTAANECCPSWSLGNYVAVLSNRSSCLDTTQADTARTLALLRACALYYHRGALVPSCLGPGKDKPPRCAQVPTKCSRSSAVYQLLHFLLDRDFLSPQTADYQVPSLKYSLLFLPTPKGASMMGIYLDRLAVPWGLSDNYTSITGMDLGLKQELLRHYLAQDTVYPLLALAAIFLSIALYLRSLFLTLMVLLGVLGSLLLAFFLYRVAFRMAYFPFVNLAALVLLSSVCANHTLIFFDLWRLSKSQLPSGGLAQRVGRTMHHFGYLLLVSGLTTGAAFYASYLSRLPAVRCFALYMGTAVLAHLALTLAWLPSSAVLHERYLARGCAARARGPWGGSTPRRLALALHRRLRGLRRAAASTSRLLFQRLLPCGVIKFRYIWICWFAALAAGGAYIAGVSPRLRLPTLPPPRGQVFRPSHPFERFDAEYRQQFLFERLPQGEGGHMPVVLVWGILPVDTGDPLDPRSNSSLVSDPAFSASGPEAQRWLLALCQGARNQSFFGAQPEGWPTLCFVEALRRWMESPGCARLGPGLCCGHSGFPWPPQLFLHCLKMMALEQGPESTRDLGARFNTQGGLAALVLQFQTNFQYSPDYSQAHHFYTEVSYWLAAELGRAPPGLRRGWFTSRLELYSLQHSLSTEPAVVLGLALALAFATLLLGTWNVPLSLFSVAAVAGTVLLTVGLLVLLEWQLNTAEALFLSASVGLSVDFTVNYCISYHLCPHPDRLSRVAFSLRQTSCATAVGAAALFAAGVLMLPASVLLYRKLGIVLMMVKCVSCGFASFFFQSLCCFFGPEKNCGQILWPCAHLPWDAGTGEPGGEKAGRQRPGPVGGAPGSCPEQYELQPLARRRSPSFDTSTATSKLSHRPSVLSEDLQLHDGPCCSRLPPAPTSPREVFLDHQALFSQCPALQTSSPYKQAGPSPKTRARQDSQGQKAEPVQASPEAPAHSPKPKPQVAEPPDCLCSSASTLEGLSVSDETCLSTSEPSARVPDSVGASPEDLDETEQTVPERGQLNGKRDTLWLALRETVYDPSLPASHQSSSSWKGRGGPGDGSPVVLPNSQPDLPDVWSAQPSTHTSGYSKLRGAPRGRTGAPEPVGGDKAGAAAG, translated from the exons ATGGACGGCGGTAGCGGCAGCGGCAGCAACGATCCGGCTCCCGGCCCGGGTCCGGAAGGGGAGCAGCGGCCCGAGGGGGAGCCTTTGGCTCCAGACGGCAGGTCCCCGGACAG gtcCCAGAGCAAGGCTGTGGCCCCTGAGGCAAGCCCAGAGAGAAGCTGCGCCCTCCACAGCTGCCCCCTTGAGGACCCTTCCAGTTCTTCAGGACCCCCACCAGCAACCTCCACCCTTCATCCTGTGGGCCCATCCAGCCCCTTGGCCCCTACCCACTTTACCTATCCCCGGGCACCACAGGAATACCGGGGGGGCAGCTCCCTTCCAGGGCTTGGGGACCGGGCAGCGCTGTGCTCCCATGGCTCCAGCCTcagcccttccccagccccctcacAGCATGATGGGGCCTGGAAGCCGGCATCTGTGCAGCACCATGTGGTCAGCGTCAG GCAGGTACGGGCCTTCCAGATGCCAAAGAG cTATTCCCAGCTGATTGCTGAGTGGCCAGTGGCCGTGCTGCTGCTGTGTCTGGCTGTCATCCTCCTCTGCACCCTGGCTGGACTGCTGGGGGGCCAGCTACCCGATTTCTCCAAGCCCTTACTG GGCTTTGAGCCTCGGGACACGGACATTGGGCGCAAGCTAGTGGTCTGGAGAGCGCTGCAGTCCCTCACAGGCCCCAAGAAGCTGCTTTCCCTTTCTCCAGACCTTGAGCTGAACAG CTCAAACCCCCATACCACTCTGAGCCCCACACCCTGGAGCAGTGCCCAGGAGGGCATGGTCCGGCCTCGGAGGATGGTGGAGCCCCTGGAGGCCAGAGGGCAGGAGAGCTTCTTCTGTGGCCCCCCTG AGAAGAGCTATGCACAGCTGGTGTTCATGTCCACCTCAGCGGGCAGCCTGTGGAACCTGCACGCCATCCATTCCATGTGTCGCATGGAACAGGATCAG GTCCGCTCCCATGCCAGCTTTGGGGCTCTGTGCCAGCGTACAGCAGCCAACGAGTGCTGCCCCAGTTGGTCCCTGGGCAACTATGTGGCCGTGCTCTCCAATCGTTCCTCCTGCCTGGACACTACTCAAGCCGACACAGCCCGCACGCTAGCCCTGCTGCGGGCCTGTGCCCTCTACTATCACCGTGGTGCCCTGGTGCCCTCTTGTCTGGGACCCGGGAAGGACAAGCCCCCGCGCTGTGCCCAGGTTCCCACCAAGTGCTCCCGGAGCAGTGCTGTCTACCAACTCCTGCACTTCCTGCTGGACAGGGACTTTCTGAGTCCCCAGACGGCTGACTACCAGGTGCCCTCCCTCAAGTACAGCCTGCTCTTCCTGCCCACCCCGAAGGGTGCCTCCATGATGGGCATCTACCTGGACCGCCTAGCTGTGCCCTGGGGGCTCTCCGACAACTACACATCCATCACTGGCATGGACCTGGGCCTCAAGCAGGAGCTGCTGAGGCACTACCTGGCCCAGGATACGGTGTACCCCTTGCTGGCCCTGGCCGCCATCTTCCTCAGCATCGCCCTCTACCTGCGCTCCCTCTTCCTCACACTCATGGTGCTACTGGGGGTGCTGGGCTCCCTGCTGCTTGCCTTTTTTCTTTACCGAGTGGCCTTCCGGATGGCCTACTTCCCCTTCGTCAATCTGGCGGCCCTTGTCCTGCTGAGCAGCGTCTGCGCTAACCACACCCTCATCTTCTTCGACCTCTGGCGCCTCAGCAAGAGCCAGCTGCCCTCCGGGGGGCTGGCGCAGCGCGTGGGCCGCACCATGCACCACTTCGGCTACCTGCTGCTAGTCTCGGGCCTCACCACGGGCGCGGCTTTCTACGCCAGCTACCTGAGCCGCCTCCCCGCCGTCCGCTGCTTCGCACTCTACATGGGCACGGCTGTGCTGGCGCACCTGGCGCTCACGCTGGCCTGGCTGCCCTCCTCCGCGGTGCTCCACGAGCGCTACCTAGCTCGCGGCTGTGCGGCCCGGGCGCGCGGCCCGTGGGGCGGCAGCACGCCCCGGCGACTGGCGCTGGCGCTGCACCGGCGGCTCCGCGGGCTTCGGAGGGCGGCCGCCAGCACCTCGCGCCTGCTCTTCCAGCGCCTCCTGCCCTGCGGCGTCATCAAGTTCCGCTACATCTGGATCTGCTGGTTCGCCGCGCTGGCGGCGGGGGGCGCCTACATCGCTGGCGTCAGTCCCCGCCTGCGGCTGCCCACGCTGCCGCCGCCCCGCGGCCAGGTCTTCCGGCCCAGCCACCCCTTCGAACGCTTCGACGCTGAGTACCGTCAGCAGTTTCTGTTCGAGCGGCTGCCTCAGGGTGAGGGCGGCCACATGCCTGTGGTTTTGGTGTGGGGCATCCTGCCGGTGGACACTGGCGACCCCCTGGACCCTCGCAGCAACAGCTCTCTGGTGAGTGACCCTGCCTTCTCGGCCAGCGGTCCTGAGGCGCAGCGCTGGCTGCTGGCACTCTGCCAGGGAGCTCGGAATCAGAGCTTCTTTGGGGCCCAGCCAGAGGGCTGGCCCACGCTGTGCTTCGTGGAGGCCCTCCGGCGCTGGATGGAGAGCCCCGGTTGCGCCCGCCTGGGGCCTGGCCTCTGCTGTGGCCACTCGGGCTTCCCCTGGCCCCCCCAGCTTTTCCTGCACTGCCTCAAGATGATGGCTCTGGAGCAAGGCCCCGAGAGCACCCGGGACCTGGGAGCCCGCTTCAATACCCAGGGCGGCCTGGCTGCCCTGGTCCTGCAGTTCCAGACCAACTTCCAGTATAGTCCAGACTACAGCCAGGCCCACCACTTCTACACTGAGGTCAGCTACTGGCTGGCAGCAGAGCTGGGCAGGGCACCCCCCGGCCTGCGCCGGGGTTGGTTCACCAGCCGTCTGGAGCTGTACAGCCTGCAGCACAGCCTGAGCACCGAGCCTGCTGTGGTGCTGGGCCTGGCCCTGGCGCTGGCCTTTGCCACACTGCTGCTGGGCACCTGGAATGTTCCACTTAGCCTGTTCTCTGTGGCAGCCGTGGCAGGCACCGTGCTGCTCACGGTGGGGCTCCTGGTTCTACTCGAGTGGCAGCTCAACACTGCTGAagccctctttctctctgcctctgtgggcCTCTCGGTCGACTTCACCGTCAACTACTGCATCTCCTATCACCTGTGCCCACACCCTGACCGCCTGAGCCGCGTGGCCTTCTCGCTGCGCCAGACCAGCTGCGCCACGGCAGTGGGGGCTGCAGCCCTGTTTGCAGCCGGTGTGCTCATGCTGCCTGCCTCGGTGTTGCTCTATCGCAAGCTGGGCATCGTCCTCATGATGGTGAAGTGCGTCAGCTGCGGCTTCGCCAGCTTCTTCTTCCAATCTCTCTGCTGTTTCTTTGGACCAGAGAAGAACTGTGGGCAAATCCTCTGGCCTTGTGCCCACCTGCCATGGGACGCCGGAACTGGGGAGCCTGGAGGGGAGAAGGCAGGCCGCCAACGACCAGGGCCAGTGGGAGGGGCGCCTGGGTCCTGTCCAGAGCAGTACGAGTTACAGCCCCTGGCACGACGCCGGAGTCCCAGCTTTGACACTAGTACAGCCACCAGCAAGCTGTCCCACCGGCCCTCAGTGCTCTCTGAGGATCTACAGCTGCATGATGGCCCCTGCTGCTCCCGGCTCCCACCAGCCCCTACCTCCCCAAGGGAGGTGTTCCTGGACCACCAGGCGCTCTTCAGCCAGTGCCCAGCCCTGCAGACCTCCTCCCCCTATAAGCAGGCTGGCCCCAGCCCCAAAACCCGGGCCAGGCAGGACTCCCAAGGGCAGAAGGCTGAGCCCGTGCAGGCATCACCAGAAGCCCCAGCCCACTCCCCCAAGCCCAAGCCCCAGGTCGCAGAGCCTCCTGATTGCCTCTGCTCCTCAGCCAGCACCCTGGAGGGGCTCAGTGTCTCTGACGAGACCTGCCTAAGCACCTCTGAGCCCAGTGCCCGTGTGCCAGATTCTGTGGGTGCCTCTCCAGAGGACCTGGATGAAACTGAGCAAACAGTACCTGAGCGGGGCCAGCTGAATGGGAAGCGGGACACGCTGTGGCTGGCGCTGAGGGAGACCGTGTACGATCCGTCACTGCCTGCCTCCCACCAGAGCAGCTCGTCCTGGAAGGGCCGTGGCGGGCCAGGGGATGGCAGCCCTGTGGTGCTGCCCAACAGCCAGCCAGATCTGCCAGACGTTTGGAGTGCGCAG CCCAGCACCCACACTTCAGGCTACAGCAAGCTGAGGGGGGCCCCGAGAGGCCGGACTGGGGCCCCAGAGCCTGTCGGGGGTGACAAGGCAGGGGCAGCAGCAGGCTAG